Proteins from one Hyperolius riggenbachi isolate aHypRig1 chromosome 2, aHypRig1.pri, whole genome shotgun sequence genomic window:
- the LOC137547351 gene encoding zinc finger protein 665-like, translated as MENQPPLTSPDGSSNRNPPEGCTGPLHSRDCTQKDPTIPDHYQCEELTAVKIEVKEEEEEICISSGQRSLEEDIAKEAIKEEQEEMYVRGDQRSTEEGEIMRTIKEEEEETYISNHQQFVMGGDTMRTIKEEEETYVRSDQQLPAQGDMIRTIKEEDVRSDQQCVEGDLMQTIKQEEEETYVRSDWRPVRVGEKMENIKEEEFPADINTAGGHNVEKTLKCHGPVGGTVPSSGEESNEQSQDVATDVHPSFRRADTATDLTNQAHTPEAPLSLDSHQRDNTAEKPYACSECGKLFQEKSYLFRHQKRVHIGERPRHRPESGKSSKSNHHPTVNRKIACSECGKLFTTKSHLVIHQRRHTGERPYICSECGNSFTTKSYLDIHQRQHTGVKPYFCTECGKSFKTKSKLTMHHRLHTGEKPYTCPECGKSFRFKANFEAHKIIHTGQRPYPCAACGKSFKAKSALIKHQRVHSGERPYACSECGKSFKAKFGLVKHGYVHSGERPHDCPECDKSFREKSDLFRHQKRIHRSERPFSCSECGESFRLKTDLLRHQRVHEKLYCSKCGDSFTTELELVTHQILHTCETAYACTECGKLYKAQADLVRHQRLHTGEMPYVCSECGKSFRLKSSFEAHQRTHTGERPYACSECGITFTSKPALIKHQRLHTGEKLHACSECDKTFVTKSHLDRHRSVHSEDRPYACSECGKSFKIKSILVRHQKVHTLKRIFTNGKSFKSESDLLVQPTNPTAESSVLVLSGGSQTNQSLLLNNQITLVRGFIIVQSVGNPSVPSQTL; from the exons atggagaatcagccgcccctcacatcaccgg atggatccagtaacagaaacccaccagagggatgtacaggtcctcttcattCCCGTGATTGTACACAGAAAGATCCCACCATCCCagaccattatcag TGTGAGGAACTGACTGCTGTGAAGATTGaggttaaagaagaagaagaagagatttGTATCTCAAGTGGTCAGAGGTCTCTGGAGGAGGATATAGCGAAGGAGGCAATTAAAGAAGagcaagaagagatgtatgtgaggggtgatcagaggTCCACGGAGGAGGGTGAAatcatgaggacaattaaagaagaagaagaggagacgtataTAAGTAATCACCAGCAGTTTGTGATGGGGGGTGAcacgatgaggacaattaaagaggaagaagagacatatgtgaggagtgatcagcagttacCGGCACAAGGTGACATGataaggacaattaaagaggaggatgtgaggagtgatcagcaatgTGTGGAGGGTGACCTGATGCAGACCATTaaacaggaagaagaagagacctatgtgaggagtgattGGAGGCCCGTGAGAGTCGGTGAAAAGATGGAGAACATTAAAGAGGAGGAGTTTCCTGCAGATATCAACACAG cagggggacacAATGTTGAGAAGACTTTAAAGTGCCATGGTCCAGTTGGTGgaacggttccctctagtggtgaGGAGTCTAATGAGCAATCACAAGATGTTGCTACAGATGTCCATCCGTCATTTCGAAGAGCCGATACAGCAACAGATCTGACTAATCAGGCGCACACACCTGAGGCGCCATTGTCACTCGATAGCCACCAGAGAGATAACACTGCTGAGAAAccttatgcttgttcagagtgtgggaaactgTTTCAAGAAAAGTCATACCTTTTTAGACACCAGAAGAGAGTTCACATTGGCGAGAGGCCCCGTCATCGTCCTGAGTCTGGAAAATCGTCCAAGTCAAATCATCACCCAACAGTTAATAGAAAGAttgcttgttctgagtgtgggaaattatttACAACAAAATCACACCTTGTTATTCACCAAAGACGCCACACTGGGGAGAGGCCTTATatttgctcagagtgtgggaattccTTTACCACAAAATCATATCTTGATATTCATCAAAGACAACATactggtgtgaagccctattTTTGTACAGAATGTGGGAAATCATTCAAGACAAAGTCAAAACTTACTATGCATCATAGACTTCATACCGGTGAAAAGCCATATacttgtccagagtgtgggaaatcattcAGATTCAAGGCAAACTTTGAAGCTCACAAGATAATTCACACTGGTCAAAGGCCATATCCCTGTGCTGCGTGTGGGAAATCCTTCAAAGCAAAGTCAGCCCTTATCAAACATCAAAGGGTTCACAGTGGTGAGAGGCCTTATGCttgctctgagtgtgggaaatcatttAAAGCAAAGTTCGGTCTTGTTAAGCATGGATATGTTCATTCGGGGGAGAGGCCTCACGATTGTCCTGAGTGCGATAAATCATTTAGAGAAAAATCAGACCTTTTTCGACACCAAAAGAGAATTCACAGAAGTGAGAGGCCTTTTAGTTGTTCTGAATGCGGGGAATCCTTCAGATTAAAGACAGATCTTCTTAGACACCAAAGAGTCCATGAAAAACTCTACTGTTCCAAGTGTGGGGATTCCTTCACAACAGAATTGGAGCTTGTTACTCACCAGATACTCCATACTTGTGAGACGGCCTATGCttgcactgagtgtgggaaattgtaTAAAGCACAGGCAGATCTTGTTAGACACCAGAGACTTCACACTGGCGAGATGCCTTATGTTtgttccgagtgtgggaaatccttTAGATTAAAGTCGAGTTTTGAAGCTcaccagagaactcacactggtgagaggccctatgcttgttcagagtgCGGGATCACATTCACTTCGAAGCCGGCCCTCATTAAACACCAAAGGCTTCATACCGGTGAGAAGCTCCACGCTTGCTCTGAGTGCGACAAAACATTTGTAACAAAGTCCCACCTAGATCGACACCGGAGTGTTCACAGCGAGGATAGACCTTATGCTTGTTCTGAGTGCGGGAAATCATTCAAAATAAAGTCAATCCTTGTTAGACACCAAAAAGTTCACACTCTTAAGAGGATTTTTACTAATGGGAAATCATTCAAATCAGAGTCAGATCTTCTTGTTCAACCTACAAATCCCACTGCTGAGAGCTCTGTGCTTGTTCTGAGTGGGGGGAGTCAAACAAATCAGAGCTTGTTGCTTAACAACCAGATCACACTAGTGAGAGGATTTAttattgttcagagtgtgggaaatccttCAGTGCCAAGTCAAACCTTGTGA